One genomic segment of Ricinus communis isolate WT05 ecotype wild-type chromosome 5, ASM1957865v1, whole genome shotgun sequence includes these proteins:
- the LOC8266412 gene encoding thioredoxin H-type-like isoform X3, with protein sequence MAAEEGQVIGCHTVEAWNEQLQKGNDTKGLIVVDFTASWCGPCRFIAPFLAELAKKLPNVTFLKVDVDELKTVAHEWAVESMPTFMFLKEGKIMDKVVGAKKDELQQTIAKHMATAST encoded by the exons ATGGCAGCAGAAGAAGGGCAAGTGATCGGGTGCCACACTGTTGAGGCATGGAATGAGCAATTGCAGAAGGGAAATGATACCAAGGGACTG ATCGTTGTTGATTTTACTGCTTCATGGTGTGGACCATGCCGTTTCATTGCTCCCTTCTTGGCTGAGCTGGCCAAGAAACTGCCAAATGTTACCTTCCTGAAGGTGGATGTGGATGAACTGAAG ACTGTTGCTCACGAGTGGGCTGTGGAGTCAATGCCAACCTTTATGTTCCTGAAGGAGGGGAAGATTATGGACAAGGTGGTTGGAGCAAAGAAAGACGAACTGCAGCAAACTATAGCGAAACACATGGCTACTGCTTCCACTTAA
- the LOC8266412 gene encoding thioredoxin H-type-like isoform X2 gives MGTLNGEGRVFIDICYPVWLLLIKLNMCYKTKIVVDFTASWCGPCRFIAPFLAELAKKLPNVTFLKVDVDELKTVAHEWAVESMPTFMFLKEGKIMDKVVGAKKDELQQTIAKHMATAST, from the exons ATGGGTACGTTGAATGGTGAAGGACGAGTGTTTATTGATATATGTTATCCAGTTTGGCTTCTGTTGATCAAGTTGAATATGTGCTACAAAACAaag ATCGTTGTTGATTTTACTGCTTCATGGTGTGGACCATGCCGTTTCATTGCTCCCTTCTTGGCTGAGCTGGCCAAGAAACTGCCAAATGTTACCTTCCTGAAGGTGGATGTGGATGAACTGAAG ACTGTTGCTCACGAGTGGGCTGTGGAGTCAATGCCAACCTTTATGTTCCTGAAGGAGGGGAAGATTATGGACAAGGTGGTTGGAGCAAAGAAAGACGAACTGCAGCAAACTATAGCGAAACACATGGCTACTGCTTCCACTTAA
- the LOC8266412 gene encoding thioredoxin H-type-like isoform X1: MAAEEGQVIGCHTVEAWNEQLQKGNDTKGLVLLLLHIVVDFTASWCGPCRFIAPFLAELAKKLPNVTFLKVDVDELKTVAHEWAVESMPTFMFLKEGKIMDKVVGAKKDELQQTIAKHMATAST; encoded by the exons ATGGCAGCAGAAGAAGGGCAAGTGATCGGGTGCCACACTGTTGAGGCATGGAATGAGCAATTGCAGAAGGGAAATGATACCAAGGGACTGGTATTACTCTTGTTACAT ATCGTTGTTGATTTTACTGCTTCATGGTGTGGACCATGCCGTTTCATTGCTCCCTTCTTGGCTGAGCTGGCCAAGAAACTGCCAAATGTTACCTTCCTGAAGGTGGATGTGGATGAACTGAAG ACTGTTGCTCACGAGTGGGCTGTGGAGTCAATGCCAACCTTTATGTTCCTGAAGGAGGGGAAGATTATGGACAAGGTGGTTGGAGCAAAGAAAGACGAACTGCAGCAAACTATAGCGAAACACATGGCTACTGCTTCCACTTAA